The following proteins are co-located in the Gordonia polyisoprenivorans genome:
- a CDS encoding purine-nucleoside phosphorylase — protein sequence MDPTLDPDAAAIAAAATIATETDCAAHDVALVLGSGWAPAADAFGTPIATLPMSAVPGFTSPKAAGHGGTIRSVHIGDRRVLLMLGRIHAYEGHDLARVVHPVRTAAAAGAHTIVLTNAAGGLRDGMRVGQPVLISDHLNLTARSPLVGAQFVDLVDAYSPRLREVAREVERTLADGVYAGLPGPHYETPAEIRMLRTMGADLVGMSTVHETIAARAAGLEVLGVSLVTNLAAGITGEPLNHAEVLEVGRTSAAHMGELLATVVGRL from the coding sequence CCACCCTTGACCCCGACGCCGCCGCGATTGCGGCGGCGGCCACCATCGCCACCGAAACCGATTGTGCCGCGCACGATGTCGCTCTGGTTCTGGGTTCCGGTTGGGCACCGGCCGCCGATGCCTTCGGCACACCGATCGCGACGCTGCCGATGTCGGCGGTGCCGGGTTTCACCTCACCCAAGGCCGCCGGGCACGGCGGGACGATCCGGTCGGTGCACATCGGTGACCGCCGGGTCCTGCTGATGCTCGGACGCATCCACGCCTATGAGGGCCATGACCTCGCGCGCGTTGTCCATCCGGTGCGGACGGCAGCGGCGGCGGGCGCGCACACCATCGTGCTCACCAACGCGGCGGGCGGGTTGCGCGACGGCATGAGGGTCGGCCAGCCGGTTCTGATCTCCGATCACCTGAATCTCACCGCCCGCTCGCCGCTCGTCGGCGCACAGTTCGTCGATCTCGTCGACGCCTACTCACCGAGGCTGCGCGAGGTGGCCCGCGAGGTGGAGCGGACCCTCGCCGACGGCGTCTACGCGGGTCTGCCCGGACCGCACTATGAGACGCCTGCGGAGATCCGCATGCTGCGCACGATGGGCGCCGACCTCGTCGGAATGTCCACCGTGCACGAGACGATTGCCGCGCGCGCCGCCGGACTCGAGGTACTCGGGGTGTCACTGGTGACGAACCTGGCGGCCGGCATCACCGGTGAGCCACTCAACCATGCCGAGGTCCTCGAGGTGGGTCGCACGTCGGCCGCACACATGGGTGAGTTGCTGGCGACAGTCGTCGGCAGGCTCTGA